The genomic DNA GTTCCAACAGTCCCTGTTGATACTCATGTGCACCGGATTACAAATCGACTTGGATTGGTTAAGACGAAAACTCCGGAAAAAACAGAGTTTGCTTTTCGAAAAGTTGTTCCGGAAAAATATTGGATAGATGGTCATTTGCAGATAATTTTTCATGGTCGACAAACTTGTATTTCTCGTAAACCAAAATGCAGCGAATGCGCCCTCAAAGATTTGTGTGAGTGGGTGGAAAAAGAGAGGTACTGATTGTTAGCTGCTTTAATTTTTCAAATTGAGAAATGTAACGCTTTTATTTGGGATTATATGTTTTTTTCTAAGCAAGGATAGATGTAGTTTAATTCATGCATCTCCATTTTTTTATCATAGTTTCTTTTCAACATATTTTAAGTTTATCGAATGCACTATATCGTGGTGCTCGCGACAAAGTGGAGCGAGCAAGTGTGGGTCATGACTTCCTGAGATAGCAAATGGCACTTTGTGATGAATATGTACTGATTTTTTGGTGCAACTCGACACCGAACATCTATCTCCAAATTCTTGCTTTAAAACTTTCTTCACCCCCACAGATAATCGTCGATTGGCAGCCTTCCCATCCATTTTTCTCTTCGCCTCTTTCGCATCCTCATTTGCCACCACTTTCGCCTTATTTTCAGCTAAATCCTCTTTACATTTCTGTAAAAATTCTCTAAATAAATCATCGATGCTTATACCTCTCGCCTGCAGCTCAAGTAGATTTTCAAGTGTTTCTTCGGACAGTTTTAGCTGAAGTTTTTTGGTCGGCAATGCCTCCCTCAAACCCACATCGATTTGACTTATCGCTGTATTTATTTCTACATAAGATTTGTGCACGTGCACAGACTTAGGGTCATTCAGCGGCTCAAGAGAGCCATTTTTAGTCTTTGCCTCCGAACTTTTCTCGTCAAAATCGAAACTGTTTTCATCAAAATCATGCTTCACCCCAAACCTGCTTTTTACATCTCGAACGTACGTTTCAACTGTCCTGCAAGCGAGTTTTGTCACAGCTTCCACCAAGTCAATTTCATCGATCAAGTCGACTATTGAAGCGATTCTCGCCAATTTATTTGAACTTACTTCTCCATTTACGAGTATTTTACGCAACAATGGTTTCTCAATAAAACGATCACTCAAATTAACAACTCGATCGACATGTTCACGACTTACCCCTCCGTATTTGGCTGCGAATTCGTATATGGATTTGCATTTTTTCTTCTCAAAAAGTTTTCTTTTTTTCACTTCAGGTAAAAGTCCGATAAATTTCCGTCGAAAGCGGATAGCATTCTCTCCATATTCTTTACAGAGACACATAAGTTGTATGTCTGAAAAATTTTCGACGTCAGAATCAATTTTTCTTTTAAGATTTATAGGTGTGGTTTGCAAAGTAGCTATATCGGAATTTTTTGTTGCTGCATTTTTCATGGTTTTTTGATTAATAAATATTGTTGTTTTATTGATGGTTATGTTTTGCATCCTTTTTTGCTCACCGCTGATGGTAGAATAGGCAATGCAGGTTTTACCTTTTGTTTTGAGATAGAATAATACCATCCCTTCACCATTCCAGGTCAAGCCTAAAAGGCTGAAAAACGCCAATCAGAAGCCAAAAGTTACAACTTTGGCTTGCGCTAAAATCCAAACATTACACGGTGAGTATTGACTTACTCGCCTAGTGACGGTATAGTTGAATTTCAGTGTCGTGGAATGTAGTAATTCAGAGGCTTCTTAGATTTCCTGTCTTGACTTTATGTGGTTTTAAGTTATTGTTACGTCTCTTGTTTTAAGAAATCAATATGAATAAAAGTGGAAAATTTACAGTTGCTGCATTAGGTGCTCTTGCACTTATTGGTATTGCTTCACAATGTGGTGATGATACTCAAAACTTTGGACTAGATTCGTCAAATCATGATGGGCCAGGTACGATTAATAGAAAAGCTAAAGCTCCTAATCAGCTATCTCTAGCAGATCAAAGAAGGCGTGAGTATGCAACGGATCGTTTGAAAACACGAGAGCAATTGAAGGGTTTATTTACAGACCCTGACGAGCTAGATGCCTTAACTGGCCTTGAGGGCGGTCAATTACCATGTTTTGGAGGAGGTAATATGTCACCGAATAGTATCTATCCTGTGTATGATGAATTTACAAGTTGTCTTGATGGCCTTGCCCCGGAAGTAAGGGAGGCAGTTGATGCTTTGTTTTGGAGAAGGGGTGATCTTGATAAAAATGTTCGTAAACTTGAAGCTCAAGATTATGCTATGGAGACCGTGATGGAAGTGGTGATGCCAGGTGCGTTTAAGTCTTTGCAGGATGACGGATGGACTATTATGGACCGTATTACTGATGCTAAGACTAATGCTTTTCAAGTTGATTTGAGTGGCGTTGTTCCTGAGGATGATTTGTTTCAAAATATCGATATACGTTTTGGGACGACGTATGGCAGTGATGACCCTCTTGTGAGAGATCCGAGCGATATCTATGTGCAATACACGGCTCGTATCACTGATTACGGTATCGATCGCGCAAATCGTCCTGATGAATTTGTTGCAGATTCTCCAGAAGAATTATGGCGTCTTATCGTTGAATGGTTGAATGCGACTTATCGTCGTTAATAATTTCTCGAGATTTCCTTATAGGTTGTAAGATTTTTTGTTTCTGATATGTTTTTATTGTCAAAAATAAAAATATATAAATATGGCTAGTGTTTCGATTATATATGGTTCGACAGGTGGTAATACCGAGATGGTGGCGGAGGCTGTGCAATGCGCCTTAGAAGATGGGGGGTGTAAAGTTGGCTTGATGAGAGTTGAGAGGTATTCTATTGAGGAGCTTTTTTCTGCTATTGAAAATAGTGATTTATTTATAATTGCAGCTCCGACTTATGGGCATGGTGAAATGCAGGAGGACTTGAAACCATTTTTGCATGAACTTAAGAGTTATGATTTAAAAGGTAAAAAATGTGCGGTTATAGGTCTTGGAGAGGCTAAATATGATGCACATTATCATATTGCGGCCGTGCCGATTATCGAAGAAATTATAAAAGATGCGAATGGTGAATTTATTTTTAGGCCGCTTCGTATCAGTGGGAGTCCGGTTGCGAACTTGGATCGGTTGATTCCACTTTGGACAAAGGGGCTGATTGAAGAAATTTCTAAAATTTAAAGCTAATGTTTAGGACGACGTTAAAAATAGCGGGTGAAAGTGGAATGGGGCTTGTCTCTGTTGGTACGATTTTGACGAAAGCTCTTAAGAATTTAGGATTTTATATAAATATGGATCGGGAATATCCATCTTTGATTAAGGGTGGACATTCGAATTTGCAAATAGATTTTGATGATGATCCGGTGCATTGTTTGTCTACAACGATTGATATTGTGATGGCGCTCGATAAGGTTGGACTCGATGCATATGTGGACATAGTGAGAGAGGGTGGGGTTTTGATTCATGGATATGAAAAGCGAGAACTTTTGAAAGATCTTGAAGATCGTGCCGCGGCTCGAAATGTTAAATTGGTTTATTTGCCGGCCCGGCAAGTTGCGTATTCTTTTGATGGAACTGAATTGATGGTGAATATGGTGCTACTTGGTATGCTTTGGAGAGTGCTTGGATTTGATTATGCTGTTTTGGAGGATTTGGTTAAGGAGCAGTTTGCAAGCAAGCCGGCTTTATTGAAGATTGATCTTGAATGTCTTGAAGTTGGTTACAAAGGTGAATTTAAATTTGAAGAAATTGATGAGAAAGTTGATTTTCCTGAGATGAATATTAAACTTCCGGAAAGTAAGCCGGAGACTATCTTGGTCGATGGGAATTGGGCGATCGCGATAGGTGCTATACAGTGTGGGGTGCGCGCTTACTACGCATATCCTATGAGTCCTGCCAGTTCGATTTTGACACATCTTGCTGAGTATGCTGATGAAACCGGTATGCTTGTAAAACAAGCTGAAGATGAAATTACTTCTGCACAAATGGCAGTTGGTTCTATGTTTGCAGGGACGCGCGCGCTAGTTGGTACTTCCGGTGGAGGGTTTGACCTTATGACTGAAACACTTTCACTTGCAGGTATGATTGAGTGTCCATTTGTTGTAGTTATCGCACAGAGGCCGGGTCCTGCAACCGGACTTCCCACTTGGACGGGGCAGGGCGATTTGAATCTTGCAATTCATAGTTCTCATGGAGAATTTGCTCGCATCGTCATAGCTGCCAGTGATCAAACCTCTTGCTTCGAATTAATTCAACATGCGATGAATTACGCTGAAATCTTTCAAGTGCCGGTTGTATTTTTGACAGAAAAAGTTATAGCTGAAACGAAGACTACAGTGCCTGTTTTCAAACAAGGTGAGATTCCTATTGAGAGAGGGCTAGTTACAGATGAGGCGGAGTTGGCTACACTTGAAAGTGCAGATAGATTTCGAATTACAGAAAATGGGATTTCAAAACGTTGGGTACCGGGAAGTACAAAAACATTTTATTTTGGTAATGGGGATGAGCACAAAGAAGATGGGCGTTTGACTGAAGAAGCTTACGCAGCAGCGGCTATGTATGCGAAACGAATTAGAAAAATGGATGCTATACTTGAAGCTTTGCCTGAGCCGGTTGTATATGGGTTTGATCCAGATAGTGGAACTGTATGTGATGTTTCCACGCCAGGGAAAGGACACGCGGATGCGTGTCTGTCATTTATAGGATGGGGTAGCACTAAATCTACGATGATTGATGTGATTGAAGAATGTGAAAAACAAGGAGTGAAAGTGAATTATTTACACTATGAATATTTGTACCCTTTGAAAACTTCGGTGTTGAAACAATTTATAAAAGCGAATGGTAATGTTTGTTTGATAGAAGGTAATTATACAGGGCAGCTTGGAGATTTGATAAAATTAAAACTTCAAGATGAAGAGGTGTTATTTAAATTTAAAAAACAATTTTTCAAATATAATGGTCGACCATTTTTCCTTGAGGAGGTAATGGAATTTATTATGAAAAATAAAAAATAATTTTGTGTATTATGGGATGTAATTCAAATACAAATAGTGATATGAAAAAACTTTCAGAGATGAAGGCGGAATATACGGCGTTTGATTATCCTGAGGTTCTGACTTGGTGTGGAGGCTGTGGAAATATGGGTATTCAAAATGCTCTTAGGAGGGCATTTACATTGGAAGGTTTGACCGTGAATGATCTGCTACTTTGTTATGACATTGGTTGCAATGGAAATGGTTCTGACAAACTTGCGACTTATTCTTTACATGGATTACATGGCCGTATTATTAGTGCCGCCGCTGGCGTAGCACTCGCTAACTCTAGACTTAAAGTCTTAGCTTTTGCAGGAGATGGTGGGACTATGAGTGAAGGTATTAATCACTTAATACATTCTGTTCGTAATGATTATCCTATGGTTTTTGTGCTCCATAACAATCAAAACTACGGGCTTACAACAGGGCAAGCGTCTGCGACAACTCGCAAAGGATACAAGATGAATGCTTCTCCGGATGGAGTCGCAAATGAGCCGATGAATCCTTCTGAATTTGTGCTTGGTCTTGATGCGACATTCGTCGCGCGCACTTTTTCCGGAGATACCAAACACATGACAAAAGTCTTGAGAGCTGCTCTAAATCACAAAGGTTTTGCATTCGTAGAAATTATGCAGATGTGTCCGACTTATAACAAAGCAACTCCAATAAATTGGTTCTGGGATAGAATAAAATATGTCGATGATATAGAAGGGTATGACGAGACAAATTTAAAAATGGCAAAAGATGCAGCGTTTGATATTTATGAAAAATTAAGTATGGGAGTTTTGTATCGCGATAAAAAAACACCTAATTTTGTGGAGCGTTTGATTTCACGTAAAGATAAAAAAACCGCTCTAATCGATGAAGTACAGCATTATGACGTGAGTCACTTTATGGATAGATTCAAATAGTCGTTTTTATTTTTGAAGTTTTGCGAGAATTGCTTCCCCGAACTCGGTGGCTTTGTCAGGGCCGCTTGCTGTTATAATACGACCGTCTGTGATTACTCCGCTTGATTGGTATAGACAGTGGCCGGCGCAGAGTTGTGGCTTGGCACCTGACCATACGGTAGCAGCTTTGCCGACCAGTAATCCTGCATTTGCAAGTATTACCGGAGCGAGACAGATAGCTGCTACGAGTTTACTATTGTTATAAAAATCCCATGATAATTTGTGTGCGTTTTTGTCATTTAGATAAGTCTCCGCTCCTGCTCCACCTATAAATGCTATTACATCAAACTCCTCTTCCGGCTTTGCATTCTCTTTGAAAAGTTCATCAAAAAGCATGTCTACATGTACTTCTTTTTTTTCAACTGAACTCACTGCAATTTTTTCTTTTGAAGTTGTGATAACTTCATGTCCCGCCGCTTCAAGTATTACCTTTGGTTCAAAATATTCCTCATCTCGAAACCCATCATACCCAATTACCATTAGAATTTTTGCCATTACGTGAATAGTTAGATTGTCTACATCCTATATGATTTTCATTTTTCTTACAATTTCTTCTTCGAGGCGTCCCGGTATTGTGAAGCCGGCGGCCTTTTTGTGACCACCTCCACCAAATACTCCTGTGATTTGACTTAAGTCGACGTCATCTCTTTGGGTGCGGCATGAGCCTTTTACATTGCCTTGTAAATCCTCGGATAGGAGTATGCAAAATTTAGATTCCGGTAAAGTATTCAAATAATCTATAACTCCGGAGGCATCGTTTGGTTCCAGATTCAATTCTCTTAAATCTTTTTCCATTAAGTTTGAGACCAGTACGTTTTTGTCATTTAGGCGCGCGCGCGATAGCGCGCGCCCCCATAATCTTAATTTGTTTACGGACGCTGTCTTGAATAAATATTTCACAACTTTTTCATAATCAGCTCCGCGTAACATTAGTTCCGACATTACTTGCAACACTTCTGCGGTAGTATTTGAATGTTTGAACGAACCGGTATCATAATAAAGCCCTGCAACCAAGCTTGTCGCCATTTCGTTCGTGATGACTATATTTAAAAATCTAAATACAAAATATAGAACTAGTGATGTTGCGGCAGCTTCTCGGTCAACGATGTTCACACTTCCAAACATATCATTTGTCGCATGATGATCTATATTTATTAGAGGAGGTTGCCCCTGAAGAATTTTTGGCATTTTCTCATGGTATTTTACCAAATAATGAGCTCCGCAGTCCACACTGATAAGTAGGTCATAACTACTGATTTCTTCCCAAGTTAAATCTTGTTTAAATTGGTCACTATATTTTATAAACTTTAGCATTTCAGGGACTGCGTCAGCACATGCACTATCTACAGTTTTCCCGAGGCTCTCAAGTCCCAGTCGGAGCGCACTATTTGCCCCTACAGAATCAGCATCAGGATTTCTATGAGAAATTATGAGAATACGCTCCGCTTTTTCGATAAGCTCTCGAGCTGATTTTAATTCTTCTATACTAAGTTGTACTCTGTGATTCATTATGTTCCTTAAAAATAAGACTTCAATATAGTGAAAATAATATCACTAGGGAATCTACTCTTGTTGTGTGTATGGCAAAGAAGTTGTACAACCTGCTATCTCTGCAAGGAATTGGTACTTTAGGCAAGATGAATCTTAAGATTTCTTGAGTTTTTGTATTTTTTTCTTAATTTCTTTTGGAAACATTCGGCCAAAGAGTTTCCCGTTTATCATAGTTGATGGTCCCTGTGAGCAGTTACCTAGACAGCCGCATGCTGTGAGTTCGATGTTTCCATCAGGAGTTGTATTGCCAATCTCTATGTCGAGCTCTTTTTCTGCAGCTTTGATAGTGTCTGCACAAAAATTTCTTTTACAGGCACCTGATGCACAAATTTTAATTGTGTTCTTTGCGTCTGATGGCTCTGTTGTGAGTATGTAGTCCGGCATATTTATAAATCAAGAATAAATCCAAGCTCAAGTTTAGCATCGTCTGACATTAGATCCTGTGTCCAGGGTGGTTCAAATACAACTTCGACAATTACATCTTTTGTACCTTCGACTTCACGGACACGCGTTTCGATTTCTATAGGAAAAGTTTCTGCCACCGGGCAGTTTGGTGTAGTCAGCGTCATCGTAACAACTATATTATTATCATCATCAATATCGACCCCATAAATCAATCCAAGATCATATACGTTGATCGCAATCTCCGGATCGTATACGGTTTTTAGTGCTTCTATAATTTCTTGTTTTAATTCCTCTTTAGTTTTCATTATGTGGATTTGATTTTTTCTATCATTGCGCTTAGGCCATTTGCGCGAGTAGGGGAGAGATGTTCTTTGAGGCCTATTGTTTCAATAAAATTGAAATCGGTATTTTTTATCTCTTTAGGAGATTTATCTTGCACTACTTTGAGAATCAGTGCAATGAGTCCTTTTGTTATTATAGCGTCTGAGTCTGCAAAAAAATGTACTGTATCGTTTTGTAATTTTGGATAAAGCCATACGTTTGATTGGCAGCCGTGTACTTTGAATTCTTCAGTTTTAAAATCTTCCGGCATAGCTGGAAGTGATTTGCCAAGGTCGATAATATGCTGGTATTTGTCTTCCCAGTTATCGAAAAATTCGAACTCTGAAATTATTTCTGCTTGAATTTGTTGTGTCATTTTAATTTAGCTTAGCATCTCTTTGGCTTTTTTTATCCCTGCGATTAAGCGGTCTACTTCTTTTTTTGTATTATAACATGCAAATGAAGCGCGGATTGTTCCAGGGACTTTGAGGTATTCCATGAGGGGTTCGGTGCAATGATTTCCAGTGCGAATTGCGATGCCCATGCGGTCGAGCAAAGCTCCAATATCAGATGGGTGAAGGCATTCATTTGAGTCACCTTTTGTAATTATAAATGAAATTACTCCGGCTTTGTTTTTTGCAGTTCCGATGATTTTTAAATGTTCAATTTCTTGTAATTTTTTTGTCGCATATTCCAGTAGTTCTGATTCGTATTTTTGAATTTCTTCGATACCGATTTCTTCTATAAATTCAATTGCGGCCTTGAGGCCGATGGCTCCGGCGACGTTGGGAGTCCCTGCTTCAAATTTATAAGGAGCGGCTTTGTAAGTGGTTTTTTCAAGTGTGACTTTTTCTATCATTTCGCCTCCGCCCTGATATGGGATCATGTCATTTAGTAATTCTGATTTTCCATATAGAACTCCGATCCCCATAGGGCCATACATTTTGTGTCCGGAGAAACAATAAAAATCAGCATTTAGATCTTCGACGTCAATTTTTATGTGTGGCATAGCTTGAGCTCCATCTACCAAAACCAGTGTTCCATTTTCATGTGCTCCGTGAGCAATTTCCTTGATAGGATTTACTGTGCCGAGTGTATTTGAAACGTGCGTAATCGCAACTAATTTAGTTTTTTCATTTAACAAGCTTTCATAATGTTTCATGTCAAATTCACCATTCCCATCTGTTCTTACGGCATGTATTCGCATTCCTGTGAGTGCTGAAAGCATTTGCCAAGGTACGAAATTACTATGGTGTTCTGCGATAGAAATTATCATCTCATCTCCTTGTAATATATTTCGTCTTCCAAATGTCATCGCAACCAAGTTGATTGATTCGGTAGTGCCTTTTGTAAAAACTATTTCATCGGTTTTTGCATTTATAAATTCTGCGACTTTGGAGCGAGCCCCCTCGTATGCATCAGTAGCTTTTTGACTTAAACTGTGTACTCCGCGGTGCACATTCGCATTGCTGGTTTTGTAATAACCACCTATAGCTTCAATTACGCTGAGTGGCTTCTGAGTCGTTGCCGCATTGTCTAAATACACAAGCGGAAGTCCGCATACTTCCTCTGTTAGAATTGGAAATTCTTCTCTGATTTTTTCGATGTTGTATGTCATTTTTATGAATAAATATGTAAGCAACTTTTCTCCAGTTTTCTTTTGATTTTTTTATCGATTTCTTCTTT from Candidatus Peregrinibacteria bacterium includes the following:
- a CDS encoding HNH endonuclease signature motif containing protein; the protein is MKNAATKNSDIATLQTTPINLKRKIDSDVENFSDIQLMCLCKEYGENAIRFRRKFIGLLPEVKKRKLFEKKKCKSIYEFAAKYGGVSREHVDRVVNLSDRFIEKPLLRKILVNGEVSSNKLARIASIVDLIDEIDLVEAVTKLACRTVETYVRDVKSRFGVKHDFDENSFDFDEKSSEAKTKNGSLEPLNDPKSVHVHKSYVEINTAISQIDVGLREALPTKKLQLKLSEETLENLLELQARGISIDDLFREFLQKCKEDLAENKAKVVANEDAKEAKRKMDGKAANRRLSVGVKKVLKQEFGDRCSVSSCTKKSVHIHHKVPFAISGSHDPHLLAPLCREHHDIVHSINLKYVEKKL
- a CDS encoding 2-oxoacid:acceptor oxidoreductase subunit alpha, translated to MFRTTLKIAGESGMGLVSVGTILTKALKNLGFYINMDREYPSLIKGGHSNLQIDFDDDPVHCLSTTIDIVMALDKVGLDAYVDIVREGGVLIHGYEKRELLKDLEDRAAARNVKLVYLPARQVAYSFDGTELMVNMVLLGMLWRVLGFDYAVLEDLVKEQFASKPALLKIDLECLEVGYKGEFKFEEIDEKVDFPEMNIKLPESKPETILVDGNWAIAIGAIQCGVRAYYAYPMSPASSILTHLAEYADETGMLVKQAEDEITSAQMAVGSMFAGTRALVGTSGGGFDLMTETLSLAGMIECPFVVVIAQRPGPATGLPTWTGQGDLNLAIHSSHGEFARIVIAASDQTSCFELIQHAMNYAEIFQVPVVFLTEKVIAETKTTVPVFKQGEIPIERGLVTDEAELATLESADRFRITENGISKRWVPGSTKTFYFGNGDEHKEDGRLTEEAYAAAAMYAKRIRKMDAILEALPEPVVYGFDPDSGTVCDVSTPGKGHADACLSFIGWGSTKSTMIDVIEECEKQGVKVNYLHYEYLYPLKTSVLKQFIKANGNVCLIEGNYTGQLGDLIKLKLQDEEVLFKFKKQFFKYNGRPFFLEEVMEFIMKNKK
- a CDS encoding thiamine pyrophosphate-dependent enzyme gives rise to the protein MGCNSNTNSDMKKLSEMKAEYTAFDYPEVLTWCGGCGNMGIQNALRRAFTLEGLTVNDLLLCYDIGCNGNGSDKLATYSLHGLHGRIISAAAGVALANSRLKVLAFAGDGGTMSEGINHLIHSVRNDYPMVFVLHNNQNYGLTTGQASATTRKGYKMNASPDGVANEPMNPSEFVLGLDATFVARTFSGDTKHMTKVLRAALNHKGFAFVEIMQMCPTYNKATPINWFWDRIKYVDDIEGYDETNLKMAKDAAFDIYEKLSMGVLYRDKKTPNFVERLISRKDKKTALIDEVQHYDVSHFMDRFK
- a CDS encoding DJ-1/PfpI family protein translates to MAKILMVIGYDGFRDEEYFEPKVILEAAGHEVITTSKEKIAVSSVEKKEVHVDMLFDELFKENAKPEEEFDVIAFIGGAGAETYLNDKNAHKLSWDFYNNSKLVAAICLAPVILANAGLLVGKAATVWSGAKPQLCAGHCLYQSSGVITDGRIITASGPDKATEFGEAILAKLQK
- a CDS encoding NAD(P)H-dependent oxidoreductase subunit E, with amino-acid sequence MPDYILTTEPSDAKNTIKICASGACKRNFCADTIKAAEKELDIEIGNTTPDGNIELTACGCLGNCSQGPSTMINGKLFGRMFPKEIKKKIQKLKKS
- a CDS encoding SufS family cysteine desulfurase — encoded protein: MTYNIEKIREEFPILTEEVCGLPLVYLDNAATTQKPLSVIEAIGGYYKTSNANVHRGVHSLSQKATDAYEGARSKVAEFINAKTDEIVFTKGTTESINLVAMTFGRRNILQGDEMIISIAEHHSNFVPWQMLSALTGMRIHAVRTDGNGEFDMKHYESLLNEKTKLVAITHVSNTLGTVNPIKEIAHGAHENGTLVLVDGAQAMPHIKIDVEDLNADFYCFSGHKMYGPMGIGVLYGKSELLNDMIPYQGGGEMIEKVTLEKTTYKAAPYKFEAGTPNVAGAIGLKAAIEFIEEIGIEEIQKYESELLEYATKKLQEIEHLKIIGTAKNKAGVISFIITKGDSNECLHPSDIGALLDRMGIAIRTGNHCTEPLMEYLKVPGTIRASFACYNTKKEVDRLIAGIKKAKEMLS
- a CDS encoding SUF system Fe-S cluster assembly protein, which codes for MKTKEELKQEIIEALKTVYDPEIAINVYDLGLIYGVDIDDDNNIVVTMTLTTPNCPVAETFPIEIETRVREVEGTKDVIVEVVFEPPWTQDLMSDDAKLELGFILDL
- a CDS encoding flavodoxin domain-containing protein; this encodes MASVSIIYGSTGGNTEMVAEAVQCALEDGGCKVGLMRVERYSIEELFSAIENSDLFIIAAPTYGHGEMQEDLKPFLHELKSYDLKGKKCAVIGLGEAKYDAHYHIAAVPIIEEIIKDANGEFIFRPLRISGSPVANLDRLIPLWTKGLIEEISKI
- a CDS encoding DHH family phosphoesterase; the encoded protein is MNHRVQLSIEELKSARELIEKAERILIISHRNPDADSVGANSALRLGLESLGKTVDSACADAVPEMLKFIKYSDQFKQDLTWEEISSYDLLISVDCGAHYLVKYHEKMPKILQGQPPLINIDHHATNDMFGSVNIVDREAAATSLVLYFVFRFLNIVITNEMATSLVAGLYYDTGSFKHSNTTAEVLQVMSELMLRGADYEKVVKYLFKTASVNKLRLWGRALSRARLNDKNVLVSNLMEKDLRELNLEPNDASGVIDYLNTLPESKFCILLSEDLQGNVKGSCRTQRDDVDLSQITGVFGGGGHKKAAGFTIPGRLEEEIVRKMKII
- a CDS encoding SufE family protein, translating into MTQQIQAEIISEFEFFDNWEDKYQHIIDLGKSLPAMPEDFKTEEFKVHGCQSNVWLYPKLQNDTVHFFADSDAIITKGLIALILKVVQDKSPKEIKNTDFNFIETIGLKEHLSPTRANGLSAMIEKIKST